One Formosa sp. Hel3_A1_48 genomic window, ACGGTTTCAATGTCTAAAAACAGAACATGCTCAAGATTGATTTTGGAGATCATCATTTAACATTTTATAAGCTTCTTCGATGTAGATTGAGATGTCGTCAGAAAATATTTGGTTTGCTGCATCAGGCGATTTTTGATGCCCCAATCGGACAATAATGATATTGTCTTCGGGCTCTACTATAACATATTGACCAAGGTGACCACGCATCATAAAAAAGGATTTACCGTCGCGTTTTTGCATCCAAAATCCGTAGCCGTATTGTGGACTTTCAGCAAACCTTGGGGTAATTGACTTTGCAACGAATGCAGAATCCAAAAGCTGTTCGCCCTTCCATTTACCATGATCTTTATAGAGTTTTCCAAAGCGGGCAAAATCTTTAGCATTGCTTGCAATGCAGCAGTAGGCTTTTACCAAGTCGTGTTCTTTGCTGTCTACTTGCCATAGGGTCTCATTTTCACTGCCTAAGGGTTTCCAAAAACTTTCAGTGAGGTAGTTATATAGCTTTTTACCAGTAGCTTTTTCAATGACCATCGCCAATAATTGCGTGTCACCACTTGAATATTTATAGGCCTGACCAGGTTCTTTAATAACTTTAAGTCCAAGAATGATTTTTTTTAAATCATCATCAAAATAGGCTCTAGTGGTAATGGATAAAGGGGAGTAATATTTTTCAACCCAATTGGTACCTGAAGACATAGAGGACAGGTCACCCACAGTCAATTTGGCTGCTAGACCCTCGCTAAACTCAGGAAAAAAATCACTTACGGGCTGATCCAAACTTTTTATATACCCCTCTTCGATGGCCTTACCCATAAGCCCAGAGACATAGCTTTTGGCCATTGAAAAAGAGTTGGTTTTTGAGTTTTCATCAAACCCATCATAGTAGTTTTCAAACCAAATGCTATCATTTTTTATAATCACATAGGCGATGGCCCCATAAGCCTCATTGTATTTTTGAAGGCGCTCTGTTTCAGTAACGCTGTTGTAATCTTTGTGCTTTGGCCATGGTTGAGGCACATCATTCTCAATTTTTACATTATCAAACTCTTTATAGTCTTCTAGATAGGCAGTGGTATAGCCCTTGGCATAAATTGTTCTAACAGCCTTGAGCAGGTAGTCTGTGTCTGTAATATAAAGGATGGCGATAAGACCAACAACGGTCAGTAAGCCCCATTTTAGCGTACGCTTTAGTGTGTTCATGCTGTTTGTAATTTGGTCTAAAGATAATTAAAAAAAGGCTTCAGATTTTTTCCTAACCAAGAAGTTTCACTACCTCCTTGGCAAAATAACTGGCAATAAGGTCTGCCCCAGCGCGTTTAAACGCCATGGTGGTTTCTAGTACCGCTTGGTCGTGGTCTAACCATCCTTTTTCGCTTGCCGCTTTAATCATGGCATATTCGCCACTCACTTGATAGGCCGCAACAGGCACA contains:
- a CDS encoding serine hydrolase domain-containing protein; its protein translation is MNTLKRTLKWGLLTVVGLIAILYITDTDYLLKAVRTIYAKGYTTAYLEDYKEFDNVKIENDVPQPWPKHKDYNSVTETERLQKYNEAYGAIAYVIIKNDSIWFENYYDGFDENSKTNSFSMAKSYVSGLMGKAIEEGYIKSLDQPVSDFFPEFSEGLAAKLTVGDLSSMSSGTNWVEKYYSPLSITTRAYFDDDLKKIILGLKVIKEPGQAYKYSSGDTQLLAMVIEKATGKKLYNYLTESFWKPLGSENETLWQVDSKEHDLVKAYCCIASNAKDFARFGKLYKDHGKWKGEQLLDSAFVAKSITPRFAESPQYGYGFWMQKRDGKSFFMMRGHLGQYVIVEPEDNIIIVRLGHQKSPDAANQIFSDDISIYIEEAYKMLNDDLQNQS